Proteins encoded in a region of the Isosphaeraceae bacterium EP7 genome:
- a CDS encoding phage holin family protein: MASQATMKNNGIATPLEGVVESVAGLGGDIASLAELQGKLALADLRESTSQATVPATLLATGVVVALSTVPVALVGLAYLVAESTGWRTSLAFLATAAAALAVALVVSYVGYLGLTKSFGSFRRSRDELTRNVSWIKTVLLHSGRSVAPRRIS, from the coding sequence ATGGCTAGTCAAGCGACGATGAAGAACAACGGGATCGCCACGCCCCTGGAAGGGGTCGTCGAGAGCGTGGCGGGCCTCGGCGGCGACATCGCGTCGTTGGCCGAGCTGCAGGGCAAGCTGGCGCTGGCCGATCTAAGAGAGAGCACCAGCCAGGCCACGGTCCCGGCGACACTTCTGGCCACGGGCGTGGTGGTGGCGCTGTCGACGGTGCCCGTCGCACTGGTGGGCCTGGCCTATCTGGTGGCCGAGTCGACGGGCTGGCGCACCAGCCTGGCGTTCCTGGCCACGGCTGCCGCGGCCCTTGCGGTGGCGCTGGTGGTGTCCTACGTCGGCTATCTGGGCCTGACGAAGAGCTTCGGCAGCTTCCGCAGATCACGCGACGAGCTGACCCGCAACGTCTCCTGGATCAAGACGGTCCTGCTGCACAGCGGCCGCTCCGTGGCCCCGAGACGCATCTCGTGA
- a CDS encoding GTPase, which produces MLTNWRAWILALLLVGPFLAYLVFGSLWLFEHGWLLAGSLLWTASGVAFYALASRWTKATRMVLPPIDWEAPQTFSPLDRRAWEIVQEEAENTESVPMEQLLTADALFETGKALARRLAEHYNHNSGDLVETVPLVEMLAAVELAAEDLEALCRQVPGGDLLTSGHMKKAVVAAGYLQRANEIYGYLLPIFNPISGLPRLASQQLMVKPAWRDMQMNLLRWLYRAYVNRMGAHLVELYSGRLAIGTEKYRRLTRKHTTKARHSDHETLGIRLAVAGAKGPGAPRILAALKSARSGDPSLIKARLSAAGLDASFLDKLEMVVWVDVPYYTSHPGAETARDRSTRKEAVEAAVDVDALILVVEPGDLPTLADQGFAKAWDAWFMDHPDIEIPPALVVLDRTGMDDHGGIGEGQAAAYRTHFPPTFLNLLPLSVPQDDAFAVASRILSPLSIVWPRVERSALIRQLRQTSSRSKANRLLSQVGQQGARLWSHLRTNPKRTAGEDARR; this is translated from the coding sequence GTGCTGACCAACTGGCGGGCCTGGATCCTGGCCCTTCTGCTGGTGGGCCCATTCCTGGCCTACCTGGTGTTCGGCTCGCTCTGGCTGTTCGAGCATGGCTGGCTGCTGGCGGGGAGCCTGCTCTGGACCGCCTCGGGCGTCGCCTTCTATGCGCTGGCCTCGCGCTGGACGAAGGCCACCCGGATGGTGCTGCCCCCCATCGATTGGGAGGCGCCGCAGACGTTCTCGCCGCTGGACCGCCGGGCCTGGGAGATCGTCCAGGAGGAGGCCGAGAACACCGAGTCGGTGCCCATGGAGCAGCTGCTCACGGCCGATGCCCTGTTCGAGACCGGCAAGGCGCTGGCAAGGCGGCTGGCCGAGCACTACAACCACAATTCGGGCGACCTGGTCGAGACAGTCCCGCTGGTGGAGATGCTCGCGGCCGTCGAACTCGCGGCGGAAGACCTCGAGGCGCTCTGTCGCCAGGTTCCGGGCGGCGATTTGCTCACCTCGGGCCACATGAAGAAGGCGGTCGTCGCGGCCGGCTACCTGCAGCGGGCCAACGAGATCTACGGCTACCTGCTGCCCATCTTCAACCCGATCAGCGGCCTGCCCCGTCTGGCCTCGCAGCAGTTGATGGTCAAGCCCGCCTGGCGCGACATGCAGATGAACCTGCTGCGCTGGCTATATCGGGCCTACGTCAACCGGATGGGGGCGCACCTGGTCGAGCTCTATAGCGGCCGGCTGGCCATCGGTACCGAGAAATATCGCCGGCTGACACGCAAGCACACAACGAAGGCCAGGCATTCCGACCACGAGACCCTTGGGATCCGCCTGGCGGTGGCCGGCGCAAAGGGGCCGGGGGCGCCCAGGATCCTGGCGGCGCTGAAGTCGGCGCGGTCGGGCGACCCGTCGCTGATCAAGGCCAGGCTCTCGGCCGCGGGGCTGGATGCCTCGTTCCTGGACAAATTGGAGATGGTTGTGTGGGTCGACGTCCCCTATTACACGTCGCACCCCGGGGCCGAGACGGCCCGCGACCGCTCCACACGCAAGGAGGCGGTCGAGGCGGCCGTGGACGTCGACGCCCTGATCCTGGTAGTCGAGCCCGGCGACCTGCCGACCCTGGCCGATCAGGGATTCGCCAAGGCCTGGGACGCCTGGTTCATGGACCATCCCGACATCGAGATCCCGCCCGCCCTCGTCGTCCTCGACCGGACGGGGATGGACGACCATGGGGGGATCGGCGAGGGGCAGGCCGCCGCGTACCGGACGCACTTCCCGCCGACGTTCCTGAACCTCCTGCCGCTGAGCGTCCCCCAGGATGACGCCTTCGCGGTGGCGTCCAGGATCCTATCCCCGCTTTCGATCGTCTGGCCGCGCGTCGAACGTTCGGCCCTGATCCGCCAGCTCAGGCAGACCTCGTCGCGGTCGAAGGCCAACCGCCTACTCAGCCAGGTTGGGCAGCAGGGTGCTCGGCTCTGGAGTCACTTACGCACAAACCCCAAACGCACCGCGGGCGAGGATGCGAGGCGTTAG
- a CDS encoding DUF2231 domain-containing protein, whose protein sequence is MDPISALVDKTEELLGHSPHPAIVALPLGAWTVSNLCDGLALATGDDSFDDAAQISMGIGLLGAAGAIVTGIRDYSKIPQDRPSHDVATAHGLGNALVSSLFVASYIMRARASARNEPPGTLARVLALAGGGLSAYTGWLGGKLVSEYGEGVKPVMDQLSRAEDQEDSDHSTGRDRLQAGTPLGSLTV, encoded by the coding sequence ATGGACCCCATCTCCGCACTCGTCGACAAGACCGAGGAGCTGCTCGGTCACAGCCCGCACCCGGCCATCGTCGCCTTGCCCCTGGGTGCCTGGACCGTCAGCAATCTGTGCGACGGCCTGGCGCTGGCCACCGGCGACGATTCATTCGACGATGCCGCCCAGATTAGCATGGGCATCGGCCTGCTGGGCGCCGCCGGTGCGATCGTCACGGGGATCCGCGACTACAGCAAGATCCCCCAGGATCGCCCGAGCCACGACGTGGCGACGGCGCACGGCCTAGGCAACGCCCTGGTCAGCAGCCTCTTCGTGGCCAGCTACATCATGAGAGCCCGGGCCTCGGCCAGAAATGAGCCCCCCGGCACGCTCGCCAGGGTGCTCGCCCTGGCCGGCGGCGGCCTGTCGGCTTACACCGGCTGGCTCGGCGGCAAGCTCGTCTCAGAGTACGGCGAGGGGGTCAAGCCGGTCATGGACCAGCTCTCGCGCGCCGAGGACCAGGAAGATAGCGACCATTCCACGGGCCGCGATCGTCTCCAGGCGGGCACACCGCTCGGCTCTTTGACCGTCTGA
- a CDS encoding CsbD family protein: MAINAQELQGQWTKLRGQVKEKWGQLTEDDLAFQGGNIDQLVGKIQQKTGEGREAIEHFLGDLTKGGSSAVANLAGQAGEYAQHAGQVAQQAGERLREGYGQVADQARARFEESVDTVRQNPGQSVAVAFGVGIVAGLVLGLALKSR; the protein is encoded by the coding sequence ATGGCAATCAATGCGCAAGAATTGCAGGGCCAGTGGACTAAGCTCCGCGGCCAGGTCAAGGAAAAGTGGGGCCAGCTGACCGAGGACGACCTCGCCTTCCAGGGCGGGAACATCGACCAACTCGTCGGCAAGATTCAGCAGAAGACCGGCGAAGGACGTGAGGCGATCGAGCACTTCCTCGGCGACCTCACCAAGGGTGGATCCTCGGCCGTCGCGAATCTGGCCGGTCAGGCGGGTGAATACGCCCAGCATGCCGGGCAGGTCGCCCAGCAGGCCGGCGAGCGACTCCGCGAGGGCTACGGCCAAGTGGCCGACCAGGCCCGTGCTCGCTTCGAAGAGTCGGTCGACACGGTCCGCCAGAACCCAGGCCAGTCGGTCGCCGTCGCCTTCGGCGTTGGAATTGTCGCCGGCCTGGTGCTCGGATTGGCACTGAAATCGCGTTAA
- a CDS encoding sigma-54 dependent transcriptional regulator, with amino-acid sequence MRRKVLVVDDDAYGTTQLRKLLESDEISVDTVSSGQEALTALAEVDYSVLITDLRMPGMGGMDLIREVAQRRVLVTTIVTTAFGSIDRVVEAMRLGAYDFLTKPIDPTYLRLVMDRALKKRALQDEVLRLRQQLKENFSFNGIISKNPKMHSIFELVRHIAGTKSTVLVEGETGTGKELIAKAVHYSSEDRQGNLIAINCAALPENLLESELFGHERGAFTSADARRKGRFELADKGTIFLDEIGDISPAMQAKLLRVLQERKFERVGGHETIEVDIRVVAATNKSLENEVKEGKFREDLYYRLNVIKIDLPPLRDRPEDIPLLVTHFLNKYARPNEPAKRVSPEAMDRMLVYRWPGNIRELENAVERAAVTTVGDTINVDNLPQRVTGHSVEDKPKFEIDLSQPLPYYLNQATEQIERQYILKALEKSRGNVGRCAELCGLSRRSISGKISQYEIDKYPFKST; translated from the coding sequence ATGCGACGTAAGGTACTGGTCGTGGATGACGATGCGTACGGGACGACCCAGCTACGCAAGCTCCTGGAGTCCGATGAGATCAGCGTGGACACGGTTTCCAGCGGCCAGGAAGCCCTGACCGCGCTGGCCGAGGTCGACTACAGCGTCCTGATCACCGACCTGCGGATGCCCGGCATGGGGGGCATGGACCTGATCCGCGAAGTGGCCCAGCGCCGGGTCCTGGTCACCACCATCGTGACGACGGCCTTCGGGTCGATCGACCGGGTAGTCGAGGCGATGCGGCTCGGCGCTTACGACTTCCTGACCAAGCCCATCGACCCCACCTATCTCAGGTTGGTGATGGACCGCGCCCTGAAGAAGCGGGCGCTGCAGGACGAGGTTCTCAGGCTCCGCCAGCAACTGAAGGAGAACTTCAGCTTCAACGGCATTATCAGCAAGAATCCGAAGATGCACTCCATCTTCGAGCTGGTCCGCCACATCGCCGGGACCAAGAGCACCGTCCTCGTCGAGGGGGAGACGGGCACCGGAAAGGAGCTGATCGCCAAGGCGGTGCATTACAGCAGCGAGGACCGGCAGGGCAACCTGATCGCGATCAATTGCGCCGCGCTGCCCGAGAACCTGCTCGAGAGCGAACTGTTTGGCCACGAGCGCGGGGCCTTCACCTCGGCCGACGCCCGCCGAAAGGGGCGATTCGAGCTGGCCGACAAGGGGACGATTTTCCTCGACGAGATCGGCGACATCTCGCCGGCCATGCAGGCCAAGCTGCTGCGAGTGCTCCAGGAGCGCAAGTTCGAGCGCGTCGGCGGGCACGAGACCATCGAGGTCGACATCCGCGTCGTCGCCGCGACGAATAAGAGCCTGGAGAACGAGGTCAAGGAGGGGAAGTTCCGCGAGGACCTCTACTATCGCCTCAATGTCATCAAGATCGACCTGCCACCGCTACGCGACCGGCCCGAGGACATCCCGCTGCTGGTCACCCACTTCCTCAACAAGTACGCACGCCCCAACGAGCCGGCCAAGCGGGTCTCGCCCGAGGCCATGGACCGGATGCTCGTCTATCGCTGGCCCGGAAACATCCGCGAGCTGGAGAACGCCGTCGAGCGGGCCGCGGTGACCACCGTCGGCGACACGATCAACGTCGACAACCTCCCCCAGCGCGTCACCGGGCACAGCGTCGAGGACAAGCCCAAGTTCGAGATCGACCTGTCCCAGCCGCTGCCGTATTACCTGAATCAGGCGACCGAGCAGATCGAGCGGCAGTACATCCTCAAGGCCCTGGAGAAGAGCCGCGGGAACGTCGGCCGCTGCGCCGAGCTCTGCGGGCTGTCGCGCCGGAGCATCTCGGGAAAGATCAGCCAGTACGAGATCGACAAGTACCCCTTCAAGTCAACCTGA
- a CDS encoding hybrid sensor histidine kinase/response regulator translates to MTTSSVAILVVRESKDAEADRSIDAIRDLGFNVIDAAADGETFGLLRSTAPSVLVYVEPASGGMPGGVKGEPGESLLAQARSAKIPVLAVVFPGGAPERLDHFDDFVLQGAEPEEVVTRLRRLIARRDDTLASSSLDPNFLAVVVHDLRTPLNAMGLAIQVLEHVLGRKAPDLDEDLRCIRVNSAQMEKMLAQLSDYCRIGMMLDDIRPVPFDPRRLAEEIIEKWQSKMPAPAPRVDLEIDATCPVEASLDQTLVGQAIFYSLSNAAGAISGDTPIRLRLSGEGGGQDDADRWVVSIAVDQPPPSYVEPITLHPRVFERLNGVAAERRGLDLAVAAWVSQLLGGNARLDVAPGHGTTIVLDWPARSPSSED, encoded by the coding sequence ATGACAACCTCATCGGTCGCGATCCTCGTCGTTCGCGAGAGCAAGGACGCGGAAGCCGACCGGTCGATCGACGCGATCCGTGACCTGGGCTTCAACGTCATCGACGCCGCCGCGGATGGAGAGACCTTCGGCCTGCTCCGTTCGACCGCGCCGTCGGTCCTTGTCTACGTCGAGCCGGCGTCCGGCGGCATGCCAGGCGGTGTGAAGGGGGAGCCGGGCGAATCGCTGTTGGCCCAGGCCCGCTCGGCGAAGATTCCGGTCCTCGCCGTCGTCTTCCCCGGGGGGGCCCCGGAGAGGCTCGATCACTTCGACGACTTCGTCCTGCAAGGGGCCGAGCCCGAGGAGGTCGTCACGCGACTCCGGCGGCTCATCGCCCGGCGCGATGACACGCTGGCATCCAGCTCGCTCGACCCGAATTTCCTGGCCGTCGTCGTGCATGACCTGCGGACGCCGCTCAACGCGATGGGCCTGGCCATCCAGGTGCTCGAGCACGTCCTCGGGCGGAAGGCCCCCGACCTCGACGAAGACCTGCGCTGCATCCGCGTGAACTCGGCCCAGATGGAGAAGATGCTCGCCCAACTGAGCGACTATTGCCGGATCGGGATGATGCTCGACGACATCCGGCCGGTGCCGTTCGACCCGAGGCGGCTGGCGGAGGAAATCATCGAGAAGTGGCAGTCCAAGATGCCGGCCCCCGCCCCTCGCGTCGATCTCGAGATCGACGCAACTTGCCCGGTCGAGGCCTCGCTCGACCAGACCCTGGTGGGCCAGGCAATCTTCTACTCGCTGTCCAACGCGGCCGGGGCGATCTCGGGCGACACGCCGATCCGCCTGCGCCTTTCGGGCGAGGGTGGCGGCCAGGACGATGCCGACCGCTGGGTCGTCTCGATCGCCGTCGACCAGCCCCCGCCCTCGTACGTCGAGCCGATCACCTTGCACCCGAGGGTCTTCGAACGCCTCAACGGCGTGGCGGCCGAGCGTCGAGGCCTCGACCTGGCCGTCGCGGCCTGGGTCAGCCAGCTCCTCGGCGGCAACGCCAGGCTCGACGTCGCCCCCGGTCATGGGACCACGATCGTGCTGGATTGGCCCGCTCGATCGCCCTCAAGCGAGGACTGA
- a CDS encoding YihY/virulence factor BrkB family protein produces MLIPVRLREAFKFGGIRPSEAVMRTWKRINDNEILTRASAVSFYGMLALVPFLALILTLIIKLLPDVTGHAQEQGVGNLTVDQMRQILREFFPTEAYTVVEAQIARIQKEPPVGLLSLGLVITLWTASSLYLAIIDAMNRIYGVVESRSIVRQRLIAVVMTFIQALILIVSLVTIVAWPQIMGWLGLSDQAVVLATTVQWVVLAIVTLTSFALTYYVAPDADQRWEWITPGSLVGAGLFLLASFGFRVYVQNFGNYDKTYGSLGGVMVLLFWFWISSLVLLASAQFNKVIEDASPLGKSYGQKHDVTNTPDLANINPSTSNAPDLANIEPRTSNTPDLANIEPRTSN; encoded by the coding sequence GTGCTCATTCCTGTGCGACTCCGCGAAGCGTTCAAATTCGGCGGTATCCGACCGTCGGAGGCGGTGATGAGGACCTGGAAGCGGATCAACGACAACGAGATCCTCACCAGGGCCTCGGCGGTCTCCTTCTACGGGATGCTCGCCCTCGTCCCGTTCCTGGCCTTGATCCTGACGCTGATCATCAAGCTACTTCCCGACGTCACCGGCCACGCCCAGGAACAGGGTGTGGGGAACCTGACCGTCGACCAGATGCGCCAGATTCTGCGCGAGTTCTTCCCGACCGAGGCCTACACGGTGGTCGAGGCGCAGATCGCGAGGATCCAGAAGGAGCCGCCGGTCGGCCTGCTCTCCCTGGGCCTGGTGATCACGCTCTGGACGGCCTCGAGCCTCTACCTGGCGATCATCGACGCGATGAACCGGATCTACGGCGTGGTGGAGAGCCGTTCGATCGTCCGACAGCGCCTGATCGCCGTCGTGATGACGTTCATCCAGGCGCTGATCCTGATCGTCTCGCTGGTCACCATCGTCGCCTGGCCGCAGATCATGGGATGGCTCGGCCTTAGCGACCAGGCGGTCGTTCTCGCGACGACCGTTCAGTGGGTGGTCCTGGCGATCGTCACGCTCACCAGCTTCGCGCTGACCTATTACGTCGCGCCCGACGCCGACCAGCGCTGGGAGTGGATCACCCCCGGCAGTCTCGTTGGTGCCGGCTTATTCCTGCTGGCGAGCTTCGGGTTCCGCGTCTACGTGCAGAACTTCGGCAACTACGACAAGACCTACGGCTCGCTGGGCGGTGTGATGGTCCTGCTCTTCTGGTTCTGGATCTCGTCGTTGGTGCTGCTGGCCTCGGCCCAGTTCAACAAGGTGATCGAGGACGCCTCGCCGCTGGGCAAGAGCTACGGCCAGAAGCATGACGTGACCAATACCCCCGACCTGGCCAACATTAATCCGAGCACGTCCAATGCCCCCGACCTAGCTAACATCGAGCCAAGGACGTCCAATACCCCCGACTTGGCCAACATCGAGCCTAGGACGTCCAACTGA
- the solA gene encoding N-methyl-L-tryptophan oxidase, whose translation MTETIRARNVILGAGAMGTAAAYHLARRGEPVLIVEQFTPGHARGSSHGAARITRHSYSDPRYARLMLDAFAAWRQLEADSGQCLYIRTGGVSFCPGRHDYAARVAKSLAAIGVVHRQMSGSDWNGLQPEFRLPGDYDVVFEPDAGILSAARALAAQIEMARSLGGNATRVLEGCRVDRIDLDGPRPVLLAGNLRIEAERLVVAAGAWAGRLLPGLDAELRPTRQQVLYMKPADAAAYAIGRFPAFIYIGETPQDAFYGMPDFLATGVKAARHHGPEVDPDLDDREPAHDYAGCVQEFLRRHIPALAEAPIVSQEVCLYTVADDENFRVGPWPGRPDVVLASPCSGHGFKFACLVGRVVADLMMRGETDVDISPWALPARA comes from the coding sequence ATGACCGAGACGATCCGGGCGCGAAACGTGATCCTGGGCGCCGGTGCGATGGGCACGGCCGCCGCCTACCACCTGGCCAGACGCGGCGAACCTGTCCTGATCGTCGAGCAATTCACGCCTGGCCACGCCCGCGGCAGTTCGCACGGGGCGGCGAGGATCACCCGCCACTCTTACTCCGACCCGCGATATGCACGGCTGATGCTCGATGCCTTCGCCGCCTGGCGCCAGCTTGAGGCCGACTCGGGCCAATGCCTCTACATCCGGACCGGTGGCGTCTCGTTCTGCCCCGGTCGGCACGACTACGCCGCGCGGGTCGCCAAGAGCCTGGCGGCGATCGGGGTCGTACATCGGCAGATGAGCGGGTCCGATTGGAACGGACTCCAGCCAGAGTTCCGACTGCCGGGCGACTACGACGTCGTCTTCGAGCCCGACGCGGGCATCCTCTCGGCTGCGCGGGCCCTGGCCGCGCAAATCGAGATGGCTCGGTCGCTGGGGGGAAACGCGACACGCGTCCTGGAAGGGTGCCGAGTCGACCGCATCGACCTCGACGGGCCTCGCCCGGTCCTGTTGGCCGGCAACCTCCGGATCGAGGCAGAACGCCTCGTCGTGGCCGCCGGCGCCTGGGCCGGCCGGCTCCTGCCGGGCCTGGACGCCGAACTGAGGCCAACGCGTCAGCAGGTGCTCTACATGAAACCGGCCGACGCCGCAGCCTATGCGATCGGCCGGTTTCCTGCATTCATCTACATCGGCGAAACACCCCAGGATGCGTTCTACGGGATGCCCGACTTCCTGGCGACGGGTGTGAAGGCGGCCAGGCACCACGGGCCCGAGGTGGACCCGGACCTCGACGACCGGGAGCCCGCCCACGATTACGCAGGATGCGTCCAGGAGTTCCTCCGACGCCACATCCCCGCGCTCGCCGAGGCCCCGATTGTCTCGCAGGAAGTCTGCCTGTACACCGTCGCCGACGACGAAAACTTCAGGGTCGGCCCCTGGCCCGGTCGGCCCGACGTCGTGCTGGCCAGCCCTTGTAGCGGGCACGGATTCAAGTTCGCATGCCTCGTGGGCCGGGTGGTCGCCGACCTGATGATGCGAGGGGAGACGGACGTGGACATCTCCCCCTGGGCCCTGCCGGCGCGTGCCTGA
- a CDS encoding DUF1328 domain-containing protein has product MLRWAIFFAIIAIVASALGFGGLSGTSADLAKLFALIFLVLFVVSLIFGRRALNGPTV; this is encoded by the coding sequence ATGCTACGTTGGGCGATCTTCTTTGCCATCATCGCGATCGTGGCGTCTGCCCTGGGGTTCGGCGGCCTCAGCGGCACTTCGGCCGACCTGGCCAAGCTCTTCGCATTGATCTTCCTGGTCCTGTTCGTGGTCTCCTTGATCTTCGGTCGTCGCGCTCTTAACGGGCCGACGGTCTAG
- a CDS encoding YegS/Rv2252/BmrU family lipid kinase: MTDDVSIGRRAALLINARSRTGEHATSAALGALKDRGLQVGRVIQVSRPDELGQAARDLLADEPDRLIVGGGDGTIATVAPLIARTGVALGVIPMGTANDFARTLLIPVDLDGAADVAAGACWRFVDLARANVGWFLNAAHVGVAAAAVSRDVSPSLKLWFGRAVYAVVGLHALIRSPTFKATITTEAGTIRVEARELVIGNGRYYGGGVLVSEGSRMDDGELVIYAMGARSRWEVAGTMALLKLQVPLDRPGDLFIKARNVSIEADPPQGVTLDGESRGQTPLTVEVVPGVLRVLAPPDDTP, translated from the coding sequence GTGACAGACGACGTGTCGATCGGCAGGCGGGCCGCGCTGCTCATCAACGCCAGGTCGAGGACCGGTGAGCACGCGACCTCGGCGGCCCTGGGGGCGCTGAAAGACCGCGGCCTTCAGGTCGGACGGGTCATCCAGGTCTCCAGGCCCGATGAACTCGGGCAGGCCGCCCGCGACCTGCTGGCCGACGAGCCCGACCGCCTGATCGTGGGCGGCGGCGATGGCACGATTGCCACGGTGGCGCCTCTCATCGCACGCACCGGGGTCGCCCTCGGCGTGATCCCGATGGGGACGGCCAACGACTTCGCCCGGACGTTGCTCATCCCGGTCGACCTCGACGGGGCCGCCGATGTCGCCGCGGGGGCCTGCTGGCGGTTTGTCGACCTGGCCCGGGCCAATGTCGGTTGGTTCCTCAACGCGGCTCACGTCGGCGTGGCGGCGGCGGCGGTCTCGCGCGACGTCTCGCCGAGCCTGAAGCTCTGGTTCGGGCGGGCCGTCTATGCGGTCGTCGGGCTGCACGCCCTGATCCGTTCGCCCACCTTCAAGGCGACGATCACGACCGAGGCGGGCACCATCCGCGTGGAGGCCCGCGAGCTGGTCATCGGCAACGGCCGATATTATGGCGGGGGGGTGCTCGTCTCCGAAGGGAGCCGGATGGACGACGGCGAGCTGGTTATCTATGCGATGGGGGCACGCAGCCGCTGGGAGGTGGCCGGGACGATGGCCCTCCTGAAGCTCCAGGTCCCGCTGGATCGCCCCGGCGACCTGTTCATCAAGGCCCGCAACGTCTCGATCGAGGCGGACCCGCCGCAGGGGGTCACCCTGGACGGCGAGTCGAGGGGGCAGACGCCGCTGACGGTCGAGGTCGTCCCCGGTGTCCTCCGCGTCCTGGCCCCCCCGGATGACACTCCCTGA
- a CDS encoding CBS domain-containing protein, with product MATSRALTQTAADLMTAAPRTCSIYSTVLEAVMIFRDAECGAVPVLDDGKPVGILTDRDVALSLADHANVTDLQVTDIMTQGVVTIEPEATLVEIQAKFTEHAVRRLLVVDPDGQLVGIVSWSDVAPWLDNASVGQVVTDVVAEPGTGPV from the coding sequence ATGGCCACCTCCCGCGCCCTGACGCAGACCGCCGCCGACCTGATGACTGCGGCCCCGCGGACCTGCTCGATCTACAGCACCGTGCTCGAGGCCGTCATGATCTTCCGCGACGCCGAGTGCGGCGCCGTGCCGGTGCTCGATGACGGCAAGCCGGTCGGCATCCTCACCGACCGCGACGTCGCGCTGTCGCTGGCCGACCACGCCAACGTCACCGATCTCCAGGTCACCGACATCATGACCCAGGGGGTCGTCACGATCGAGCCGGAGGCGACGCTCGTCGAGATTCAGGCCAAGTTCACCGAGCACGCCGTCCGGCGGCTCCTGGTCGTCGACCCGGACGGCCAGCTCGTCGGCATCGTCTCCTGGTCCGACGTCGCCCCCTGGTTGGACAACGCATCCGTGGGCCAGGTGGTCACCGACGTCGTCGCCGAGCCGGGCACCGGGCCGGTCTGA